In the genome of Limnothrix sp. FACHB-406, one region contains:
- a CDS encoding VIT domain-containing protein codes for MSKQMTVIGWMVVLAAGGVMVQSSAPVMARSMPKTDAMTAITRPTVAPAAQLTQRMSPEGRPMVSPQPDRPVGGLYAPNPDGSLDRFVLDKTEVTAQVTGNLSRVTVQQTFTNPFDRPLEAVYVFPLPENAAVDDMEIRIGDRVIKGDLKTREEARQIYEQARQEGRTAGLLEQERDNIFTQSLANIRPGEAIQVTIQYTESLKFEGGDYEFVFPMVVGPRYNPGNLIGPNGSTDQVPDGSRINPPVLPPGSRSGHDISLRLSIDAGVPIEAVRSPSHKIDFTGKGRFTAVQLSPADSIPNKDFILRYRVAGANTQASVLTQGDDRGGFFGLYLIPAIGYPQRAIVPKDVVFLMDTSGSQQGQPLAKSKELMRRFINGLNPNDTFTIIDFANAATRLSDRPLANTAANRQRALGYIEALQANGGTNLQAGIDEVLRFPAAEAGRLRSVVLLTDGYIGNDREVIASVQRNLKPGNRLFSFGVGSSVNRFLLDRLAEVGRGTLQVVRQDETTDAPVEKFFRQIANPVLTEVRVRWEGPGPGPDLYPAAAPDLFAAQPLVIFGRKADRAPGTLIVTGRTAGNQPFEQRFKVEFSQSDRPAIAQLWARSRIKDLMNQLYGNEVKSLIDRVVETSLAYRVLSQYTAFVAVSEEVRVNPDGSTQRVTVPVELPEGTSYEGFFGASDRSEAARSVGAPPRPTGGRSGLQPAPLPIAPPPPAGEVEGDLTSPLPTGPTVQIASAPGLDQRAIEQLTQHLKRNLPANLRGTFVVTLTLERGSVVGVVWDDTVSSALTPEQAAQFRQVLLRWANAPTNLRSLQLQVELR; via the coding sequence ATGAGTAAGCAAATGACGGTGATCGGGTGGATGGTGGTGCTGGCTGCGGGGGGCGTGATGGTCCAGTCGTCAGCACCCGTGATGGCGCGATCGATGCCCAAAACCGATGCCATGACTGCCATAACTCGCCCCACGGTTGCTCCCGCTGCTCAGTTAACACAACGAATGTCTCCGGAGGGCCGCCCGATGGTTTCGCCCCAGCCCGATCGCCCGGTGGGCGGTCTTTATGCCCCCAATCCCGATGGCTCGCTCGATCGGTTTGTGTTGGATAAAACCGAGGTGACCGCCCAGGTGACCGGCAACCTGTCGCGAGTGACGGTGCAACAGACCTTTACCAATCCGTTCGATCGCCCTTTGGAGGCGGTTTATGTCTTTCCACTGCCGGAAAATGCCGCCGTGGACGATATGGAAATTCGGATTGGCGATCGGGTAATTAAGGGAGATTTAAAAACCCGCGAAGAAGCCCGCCAAATTTATGAGCAAGCCCGCCAAGAGGGGCGCACAGCAGGACTGCTGGAGCAAGAGCGCGATAATATCTTCACCCAATCTTTGGCTAACATTCGTCCCGGGGAAGCGATCCAAGTCACCATTCAATACACCGAATCCCTGAAGTTTGAAGGGGGGGATTATGAATTTGTGTTCCCAATGGTGGTGGGGCCGCGGTATAACCCCGGCAACCTGATCGGCCCCAACGGCAGCACGGATCAAGTGCCCGATGGTTCGCGGATTAATCCGCCAGTGTTGCCCCCCGGCAGTCGATCGGGCCATGACATCAGCCTTCGACTGTCGATCGATGCGGGCGTGCCGATCGAAGCGGTGCGATCGCCCTCCCACAAAATCGACTTCACCGGCAAGGGGCGCTTCACCGCCGTGCAACTGTCCCCAGCGGACTCAATTCCCAACAAAGACTTCATCCTTCGCTATCGGGTGGCGGGGGCCAACACCCAAGCCAGTGTGCTCACCCAAGGGGACGATCGGGGCGGTTTCTTTGGGCTATATCTGATCCCGGCGATTGGCTATCCCCAGCGGGCGATCGTGCCCAAGGATGTGGTGTTCTTGATGGACACCTCCGGTTCCCAACAGGGGCAGCCGTTGGCCAAGTCCAAGGAATTGATGCGCCGTTTCATCAATGGTCTGAACCCTAACGACACCTTCACGATCATTGACTTTGCCAATGCGGCCACCCGCTTGTCCGATCGCCCCTTGGCCAACACCGCCGCCAACCGACAGCGGGCCTTGGGCTACATCGAAGCCCTGCAAGCCAACGGCGGGACTAATCTGCAAGCGGGCATTGATGAAGTATTGCGGTTTCCAGCGGCCGAAGCGGGGCGATTGCGGAGTGTGGTGCTGCTGACCGATGGCTACATTGGCAATGATCGGGAGGTGATCGCCAGCGTTCAGCGCAATCTAAAACCCGGGAATCGGCTGTTTAGCTTTGGGGTGGGCAGTTCCGTCAACCGCTTTTTGCTCGATCGCTTGGCGGAAGTGGGACGCGGAACCCTGCAAGTGGTGCGCCAAGACGAAACCACCGACGCTCCCGTGGAAAAATTCTTTCGTCAAATTGCCAACCCGGTGCTCACGGAGGTGCGGGTGCGTTGGGAAGGGCCCGGCCCCGGCCCAGATCTTTATCCGGCCGCCGCGCCGGATCTGTTTGCGGCTCAACCCTTGGTGATCTTTGGGCGCAAGGCCGATCGCGCCCCCGGAACCCTAATTGTGACAGGCAGAACCGCCGGTAACCAACCCTTTGAGCAACGGTTCAAGGTGGAGTTTAGTCAGAGCGATCGACCGGCCATTGCTCAACTGTGGGCCCGGTCACGGATCAAAGACCTCATGAATCAGCTCTATGGCAACGAGGTGAAATCCCTGATTGATCGGGTGGTTGAAACCTCCTTGGCCTACCGAGTTTTGTCTCAATACACCGCCTTTGTGGCCGTGAGTGAGGAAGTGCGTGTCAACCCGGATGGTTCAACCCAGCGGGTGACGGTTCCCGTGGAGTTGCCAGAAGGAACCAGCTATGAAGGCTTCTTTGGCGCATCTGATCGCTCCGAGGCGGCCCGATCGGTGGGTGCTCCCCCGCGCCCCACGGGTGGCCGCAGCGGCTTGCAACCCGCGCCCCTCCCGATCGCCCCGCCGCCGCCCGCTGGGGAAGTGGAGGGCGATCTTACGTCTCCGTTGCCAACGGGCCCCACGGTGCAGATTGCCAGCGCACCGGGATTGGATCAACGGGCGATCGAGCAGCTCACGCAACACCTCAAACGCAATTTGCCAGCCAATCTGCGGGGGACGTTCGTGGTTACCCTCACCCTGGAACGCGGTTCCGTGGTGGGTGTGGTTTGGGATGACACGGTTTCCAGTGCCCTGACCCCCGAGCAAGCGGCCCAATTCCGGCAAGTGCTGCTGCGTTGGGCCAATGCTCCAACCAACTTGCGATCGCTTCAATTGCAAGTGGAATTGCGCTAG
- the psaK gene encoding photosystem I reaction center subunit PsaK, with protein sequence MFNLFTIQNLLATATTTEWSPNVGIIMITCNVFAIVIGYYAIQKRGVGPTLPLPLPAIFTGFGIPELLATASFGHLLGAGMILGLANAGLL encoded by the coding sequence TTGTTTAATCTATTCACGATTCAAAATCTTTTGGCCACCGCCACCACCACTGAATGGTCGCCCAATGTGGGGATCATCATGATCACTTGCAATGTGTTCGCGATCGTGATTGGTTACTACGCAATTCAAAAGCGCGGCGTTGGCCCCACTTTGCCCTTGCCTTTGCCTGCCATTTTCACCGGGTTTGGGATTCCGGAATTGTTGGCAACCGCGAGCTTTGGTCACCTGTTGGGAGCAGGGATGATTTTGGGTTTGGCTAACGCTGGTTTGCTGTAG
- a CDS encoding glycosyltransferase family 61 protein: MAASDLTPDLQRLLDRAAACREQGNWPEAIALDRQAIQLAPDSALAYGSLAQSLRGADRRPAAVQAWNQAIAQGLPQPSQTAIAHWELGKLQWELGEHNGAIAQFLNAIALNPTLISLQTLDDLSRWLRRRDRPTEATAFEQAALKRLIPEVRQLIHQGNATLAARWCLRVLRIAPDSHAPHNLLFEAFTALDRHEEARSCLYRSIPDALLDEFIPDLLCSIERLPLIDNTENGIEQLVEWPISDSSEIPEPQPILADHNVTTFAPLGPLGQFPRHCWAIEQGRVWVDSCNRVFWNRDGAVIDGLSIGAERLITTSNQLSHPQYIAGTVAVIAKQNTNNYFHWVTEFLPQVIDLLEFSKSIGQTIDYWYFHGESLPFQIQSLEALGISEKNCISSQFINHLAADTILTFNFLGIIECHSRSLHKLRDWLLPRNNLNSYPSKRLYLSRSRARRVLNENELYPILEKFNFEYVSEGLSFTEQVDLFSQAEVIAGPHGAAFTNMIWCQKSVKILEFFAPSYVNQCYWRMSHQLGFQYYYLPGNTVLNNSHPSLSQISFYHNLTLSPPTLVQALERCFNSNESYNCT, from the coding sequence GTGGCGGCATCAGACCTCACCCCAGACCTACAGCGGCTGCTCGATCGAGCGGCCGCTTGTCGTGAGCAGGGCAATTGGCCCGAGGCGATCGCGCTCGATCGACAGGCGATCCAGTTGGCTCCTGATTCCGCCCTGGCCTACGGTTCCCTAGCTCAGTCGCTGCGGGGAGCCGATCGCCGACCAGCGGCCGTCCAAGCCTGGAACCAAGCGATCGCCCAAGGATTGCCCCAGCCCTCCCAAACGGCGATCGCCCATTGGGAACTCGGCAAACTCCAATGGGAACTGGGAGAACATAATGGGGCGATCGCGCAGTTCCTCAATGCGATCGCGCTGAACCCCACCCTCATTTCCCTGCAAACCCTCGATGATCTGAGTCGTTGGCTGCGACGGCGCGATCGACCCACCGAAGCCACCGCCTTCGAGCAAGCTGCCTTGAAACGGCTCATTCCCGAAGTTCGCCAATTAATCCACCAGGGCAATGCAACCCTCGCAGCCCGCTGGTGTTTGCGGGTGTTACGTATTGCCCCAGACTCTCATGCACCTCATAATCTCCTTTTTGAGGCATTTACAGCCCTTGATCGACATGAAGAGGCTCGCAGTTGTCTCTATCGAAGTATCCCAGATGCGTTATTAGATGAATTTATTCCTGATCTACTATGCTCGATTGAACGTTTACCATTAATTGACAATACAGAAAACGGAATAGAACAGTTAGTAGAATGGCCAATTTCTGATTCCTCAGAGATACCCGAGCCGCAGCCGATTCTTGCAGATCATAATGTTACCACCTTTGCCCCGCTCGGCCCGCTTGGCCAATTTCCTCGCCACTGCTGGGCCATTGAGCAGGGGCGTGTTTGGGTAGATTCTTGCAATCGAGTATTCTGGAATCGAGATGGAGCGGTAATTGATGGTCTGTCAATTGGAGCAGAGCGCCTGATTACTACTTCCAATCAACTCTCGCATCCCCAATACATTGCAGGAACAGTAGCTGTCATTGCCAAGCAAAATACCAATAATTACTTTCACTGGGTTACTGAGTTCCTACCTCAAGTGATTGATCTTCTAGAATTCTCAAAATCCATAGGTCAAACAATCGATTACTGGTACTTTCATGGAGAGTCTTTGCCTTTTCAGATTCAAAGCTTAGAAGCGCTGGGAATCAGTGAGAAGAATTGTATTTCTAGCCAATTCATTAATCATTTGGCAGCCGACACAATTTTGACATTTAATTTTCTGGGCATCATTGAGTGCCATAGCCGGAGTCTTCACAAACTACGTGATTGGCTGTTACCTAGAAATAATTTGAATTCATATCCATCGAAACGTTTATATTTATCCCGTTCCCGTGCTCGACGAGTTTTAAATGAAAACGAGCTGTATCCAATCTTAGAGAAATTTAACTTTGAGTATGTTTCTGAGGGCTTGTCATTTACTGAACAAGTTGACCTCTTTTCGCAAGCAGAAGTTATCGCCGGCCCTCATGGAGCGGCTTTCACAAACATGATTTGGTGTCAAAAATCCGTGAAGATATTAGAATTTTTTGCTCCAAGCTATGTCAATCAATGCTACTGGCGCATGAGTCACCAATTAGGTTTTCAATATTATTACTTGCCAGGTAATACTGTTCTCAATAATTCTCATCCTTCTCTTAGTCAAATCAGCTTTTATCATAATCTAACTCTCTCACCACCAACTCTTGTTCAAGCACTGGAACGTTGCTTTAATTCGAATGAAAGCTACAATTGCACATAA
- a CDS encoding chromosome segregation ATPase: protein MISPKPAHRSWLVLSAAIGGALLVVTALAIALLLRVPALPNCPAIFWPLASASMRLYCAEVAANKRTVRDLLEAIALVEVLPADHELRPQANRYLVAWVEEILRLADGAVQAGNLEEALKIARQIPTTVPNHGQVKAQMADWERDWREAEGIYNAVIGAIDQRKWDAAIGNANRLVRGPLRYWATVKHDELRVLIAETRQDDGRIRRALALAKGGNPDRFEQAFELLRGIEARRRLYPLAQQTIADLTEQVLTLAQKSIDRGNGEAALRWADLLPDRESLRAQAEDLRNLATAETAAKGGTPKDLEVAIEEASKIPEGRPLYERAQAKIAQWRRDSEDAARLERAKELAQSGTLVDLTNAISQAQEIPDTSGLAALARREITNWSRQIQELRDRPLLDQAETLAGQGRWAEAIAQAQRIEPESPLAADARRRVAAWRAELEQRQDEPILQQAEELARGGDLAGAIDMANQIASGRSLYRQAQQAIARWQTQRQDQQQLTEAQQLATANSPDGLVSAILLADRVKRNSPWRSQADGNIARWSQQLLALAQQQAANGDLPGAVALARRIPRAATTYEAAQTQISAWQRWISPAPASP from the coding sequence GTGATTTCGCCCAAACCTGCTCATCGTTCTTGGTTGGTGCTGTCGGCTGCCATTGGTGGCGCGTTGCTGGTTGTGACGGCCCTGGCGATCGCCCTGTTGTTGCGGGTTCCGGCCTTGCCCAACTGCCCCGCCATCTTTTGGCCGCTGGCTTCGGCTTCCATGCGCCTTTACTGCGCGGAAGTGGCGGCCAACAAGCGGACGGTGCGGGATTTGCTGGAGGCGATCGCCCTGGTGGAGGTGCTCCCGGCAGATCACGAATTGCGCCCCCAAGCGAATCGCTACTTAGTCGCTTGGGTGGAGGAAATTTTGCGGTTGGCGGATGGGGCCGTGCAAGCGGGCAACTTGGAAGAGGCGCTGAAAATTGCTCGTCAGATCCCAACAACGGTTCCCAATCACGGCCAAGTGAAAGCACAGATGGCCGACTGGGAGCGGGACTGGCGGGAGGCAGAAGGCATTTATAACGCGGTGATTGGGGCGATCGACCAACGCAAGTGGGATGCGGCGATCGGGAATGCTAACCGGCTGGTGCGTGGCCCCCTGCGCTATTGGGCAACGGTCAAACACGATGAGCTGCGGGTGCTGATTGCGGAAACGCGCCAGGATGATGGACGGATTCGCCGGGCCCTGGCGCTGGCAAAAGGCGGCAATCCCGATCGCTTTGAGCAGGCCTTTGAACTGCTGCGGGGCATTGAAGCGCGGCGGCGACTGTATCCCCTTGCGCAACAGACGATCGCGGATTTAACGGAACAGGTGCTGACCCTGGCCCAGAAAAGTATCGATCGCGGTAATGGAGAGGCGGCGTTGCGGTGGGCGGATTTGCTGCCCGATCGGGAATCGTTGCGGGCCCAAGCAGAAGATTTACGCAACCTGGCAACGGCGGAAACGGCGGCCAAAGGGGGCACGCCTAAGGATTTGGAAGTGGCGATCGAGGAGGCCAGCAAAATTCCGGAAGGGCGACCCCTCTATGAACGAGCCCAAGCCAAAATTGCCCAATGGCGACGGGACAGCGAAGATGCAGCGCGGTTGGAGCGAGCAAAAGAGTTAGCCCAATCGGGCACGTTAGTAGACCTAACCAACGCCATTTCCCAGGCCCAGGAAATTCCGGACACCAGCGGTTTGGCGGCCCTGGCGCGGCGGGAAATTACCAACTGGAGCCGTCAAATTCAAGAACTGCGCGATCGCCCCCTGTTGGATCAAGCGGAAACCCTGGCCGGTCAGGGGCGTTGGGCCGAGGCGATCGCCCAGGCCCAGCGCATTGAACCGGAAAGCCCTTTGGCCGCCGATGCCCGTCGCCGGGTGGCCGCTTGGCGAGCGGAGTTGGAACAGCGACAGGACGAGCCGATTTTGCAACAGGCGGAGGAGCTGGCTCGGGGGGGCGACCTCGCGGGGGCGATCGACATGGCGAACCAAATTGCCAGTGGCCGATCGCTCTATCGCCAGGCCCAACAGGCGATCGCCCGTTGGCAAACCCAGCGCCAAGATCAACAACAACTCACGGAGGCCCAACAGCTCGCCACCGCCAACAGTCCGGACGGCCTCGTGAGCGCCATCCTGCTGGCCGATCGGGTCAAACGCAACAGCCCTTGGCGGAGTCAGGCTGACGGTAACATTGCCCGCTGGAGCCAGCAGCTTTTAGCTTTGGCCCAACAGCAGGCGGCCAACGGCGACTTACCCGGTGCGGTGGCCTTGGCTCGCCGCATTCCCCGGGCAGCCACCACCTACGAGGCCGCCCAAACCCAAATTAGCGCTTGGCAGCGGTGGATCTCGCCTGCGCCAGCTAGCCCCTAA
- the ccsB gene encoding c-type cytochrome biogenesis protein CcsB, which produces MDLVVLQTWLDNASFGILLVTMLLYWVGAAFPQWILLGSLGTAGMAIANLCMAALLGARWIEAGYFPLSNLYESLFFLAWGITAVHLLTERNSRSRWVGIVTAPVAMGITAFAALSLPDSMQAAEPLVPALKSNWLMMHVSVMMLSYSALMVGSLLAIAFLIVTKGQNVTLRGSSVGTGSFRDKVARLAVSTAAVEAPAALSIGGEASGVALLDRPATDSTTALNLSPQRLTLADTLDNISYRTIGLGFPLLTIGIIAGGVWANEAWGSYWSWDPKETWAFITWLVFAAYLHARLTKGWQGRKPAILAALGFVVVWVCYLGVNLLGKGLHSYGWFF; this is translated from the coding sequence ATGGATTTGGTTGTACTGCAAACCTGGTTAGATAACGCATCGTTTGGCATCCTGCTGGTGACGATGCTGCTGTATTGGGTGGGGGCGGCGTTTCCCCAATGGATTCTGTTGGGATCCTTGGGCACGGCTGGCATGGCGATCGCCAACCTCTGCATGGCGGCATTGTTGGGCGCACGATGGATTGAGGCGGGCTATTTCCCCCTCAGCAATTTATATGAATCGCTGTTTTTCCTCGCTTGGGGAATCACGGCTGTCCATTTGTTGACCGAACGCAACAGCCGCAGCCGCTGGGTTGGAATTGTCACGGCTCCCGTGGCCATGGGGATTACGGCCTTTGCGGCCCTGTCCCTCCCGGACAGTATGCAGGCCGCCGAGCCGTTGGTTCCGGCCCTGAAGTCCAACTGGCTGATGATGCATGTGAGCGTGATGATGCTCAGCTATTCGGCCCTGATGGTGGGGTCGTTGCTGGCGATCGCCTTTTTGATTGTGACGAAGGGGCAGAATGTGACCCTGCGCGGTAGCTCCGTGGGCACGGGCAGTTTTCGGGATAAGGTGGCGCGGCTGGCGGTCAGCACGGCGGCCGTTGAAGCGCCGGCCGCCCTGTCGATCGGGGGGGAAGCCAGCGGGGTTGCCCTGCTCGATCGCCCCGCCACTGACAGCACCACCGCCCTGAACCTGTCGCCCCAACGGTTGACCCTGGCGGACACCCTGGATAACATCAGCTACCGGACGATCGGGCTGGGCTTTCCCCTGCTCACCATTGGCATCATTGCCGGTGGCGTGTGGGCCAACGAAGCTTGGGGATCCTACTGGAGCTGGGATCCTAAAGAAACCTGGGCTTTCATCACCTGGTTGGTGTTCGCTGCCTATCTCCACGCCCGCTTAACCAAGGGCTGGCAAGGCCGCAAACCGGCGATCCTGGCCGCCTTGGGCTTTGTGGTGGTTTGGGTTTGCTATTTGGGCGTGAACCTGCTGGGCAAGGGCCTGCATTCCTACGGCTGGTTTTTTTAA